The Cohnella abietis genome has a segment encoding these proteins:
- a CDS encoding DNA repair helicase XPB: MNNTRPLWVQSDGTLLLDERHSEYEEARDFLRGIAELQKRPGAWHTYQITPVTLWNAAASGWSSSSVLQRLTELSRYVLPSNVQEDIRKHMDSYGQIRLVHDDGGLMLIAETAELMEHLCLWGEIAEVFLQPPSGTHVHIRADSRGWIKQELAARGYPVKDEAGFHAGKALDVSLRTHMDSGAPVTLRDYQLEAVEAMLGNQALDGGSGVVVLPCGAGKTWVGMAAITRLKCETLILTPNGVSVSQWISELLKNTTLTDNDIGEYSGQIKNVKPITVATYQVMTHRRSKEDDTYPHLQLFVNRDWGLIIYDEVHLLPAPVFRITADIQATRRLGLTATLVREDGREGDAFALIGPKRYEIPWKTMESRGWIAEATCKEVRVPLDPESAISYSTAPKRNRHRIAGENPRKTEVVRALLNRHSGVPTLVIGQYLDQLHELSRELSLPLITGEMANRSRKELYDQFNRGEIRVLLVSKVANFAVDLPDASVAIQVSGSYGSRQEEAQRLGRILRPKKTGSGAIFYTLVSEGTDEVEFSRNRGRFLLEQGYPYSVDLWDAQIAEVEVEVGDQPRQVHS; this comes from the coding sequence ATGAACAATACAAGACCTTTATGGGTTCAATCCGATGGCACGTTATTGCTAGATGAACGCCATTCTGAATATGAAGAAGCACGAGATTTCCTAAGAGGAATTGCTGAGCTTCAGAAGCGTCCCGGTGCTTGGCACACGTATCAAATAACCCCGGTCACATTATGGAATGCTGCTGCATCCGGATGGAGTTCATCGTCTGTTTTACAGCGACTAACTGAGCTATCCCGATATGTGCTACCGAGCAACGTACAAGAGGACATCCGAAAGCATATGGACAGCTATGGTCAAATCCGCCTTGTTCACGATGATGGTGGGTTAATGCTGATTGCTGAAACAGCCGAATTGATGGAGCACTTGTGCTTATGGGGGGAGATTGCTGAGGTTTTCTTGCAGCCCCCTTCGGGTACCCATGTCCACATTCGGGCTGATTCACGTGGCTGGATTAAACAGGAGCTTGCTGCTAGAGGATATCCCGTTAAGGATGAAGCGGGTTTTCATGCGGGGAAAGCATTAGATGTGTCCTTGCGAACTCATATGGATTCTGGAGCCCCTGTCACTCTGAGAGATTATCAGCTGGAAGCGGTCGAAGCCATGTTAGGGAACCAGGCATTGGATGGCGGCAGTGGTGTTGTGGTATTGCCCTGTGGAGCAGGGAAGACATGGGTAGGAATGGCAGCAATTACGCGACTAAAGTGTGAAACGCTTATTTTAACTCCTAACGGTGTTTCCGTCTCTCAATGGATTTCAGAGCTGCTCAAAAATACAACACTAACGGATAATGATATCGGGGAATACTCTGGACAAATCAAAAACGTGAAGCCGATAACAGTAGCAACATACCAAGTTATGACCCACCGCCGCTCTAAAGAAGATGATACGTATCCCCATCTGCAGCTATTCGTTAATCGCGATTGGGGACTAATTATATACGATGAGGTTCATCTTTTACCGGCTCCGGTATTCCGGATTACAGCTGATATTCAGGCAACTAGAAGATTGGGATTAACAGCTACCCTTGTGCGCGAAGATGGACGAGAAGGCGATGCTTTTGCTTTGATTGGACCTAAAAGATACGAAATTCCGTGGAAAACGATGGAGAGCAGAGGATGGATTGCCGAAGCCACCTGCAAGGAAGTGAGGGTTCCGCTTGATCCCGAATCTGCGATAAGCTACTCTACCGCTCCTAAAAGGAATCGCCACCGTATAGCTGGAGAAAATCCGCGTAAAACGGAAGTAGTTAGAGCATTATTGAACCGCCATTCGGGTGTGCCAACTCTTGTTATAGGGCAATATTTGGACCAATTACATGAGCTATCTCGAGAGCTGTCGTTGCCACTCATAACAGGCGAAATGGCGAATCGTAGTCGGAAGGAATTGTACGATCAGTTTAACCGAGGGGAAATTCGCGTGCTCCTTGTTTCCAAGGTTGCTAACTTTGCAGTAGATCTCCCGGATGCGTCAGTTGCCATTCAAGTATCGGGGAGCTACGGCTCAAGACAAGAGGAAGCGCAGCGGCTAGGGCGTATTTTAAGGCCCAAAAAGACAGGCTCGGGAGCAATCTTCTACACACTAGTAAGCGAGGGGACGGATGAAGTGGAATTTTCCCGCAATCGGGGGAGGTTTTTGCTGGAGCAGGGCTATCCTTATAGTGTTGATTTATGGGATGCGCAGATAGCAGAAGTGGAAGTGGAAGTGGGAGATCAGCCAAGGCAGGTGCATTCATGA
- a CDS encoding YugN family protein has protein sequence MLLDNTGLNGMRSDLGHLDESGDKLGFVRWQWEYRRATYDLKLHDRTNGQDYFLRITTRAIEGKLENPDAILEVEAVYIGRATFPHGLDYESPIPQPILNAATQRTQDLKKLLS, from the coding sequence ATGTTACTCGACAATACAGGATTAAACGGAATGCGCAGCGACCTTGGACATTTGGACGAATCCGGAGACAAATTAGGCTTCGTACGTTGGCAGTGGGAATATCGCCGTGCTACATATGATCTTAAGCTGCATGATCGCACGAACGGGCAAGATTACTTCTTACGCATTACGACTAGGGCTATAGAAGGAAAGCTTGAGAATCCGGATGCCATACTTGAAGTGGAAGCGGTCTATATTGGTCGCGCTACCTTCCCTCATGGCTTAGATTATGAATCACCAATTCCCCAACCGATTTTGAATGCCGCAACGCAGCGTACACAGGATTTAAAAAAGCTGCTTTCTTGA
- a CDS encoding amidohydrolase translates to MTVHEQTLLSLYDDMVTWRRHLHQYPELSFEEHQTSLMIANLLSSWGLEVRRGVAGTGVIAKLVGKLPGRTIALRADIDALPIQDAKNSSYSSTVPGVMHACGHDGHTSELLAIARYYSLHQNEMVGTRIFIFQPGEEVLPGGAIRMIEEGALEGVDCIYGIHLWAPMPYGTAATRPGAFMATPDEFEIEIIGKGGHGGLPHQCKDALVVGSSLVMALQTIVSRSVNPLDAAVVSVGRFNAGSANNVIAERCKLSGTVRSFNKEVRSLTRRRLEEIVKSTCEMYGCEFTLKYVEGYPPVVNDVNEAGRVLRIISEWLPETDQGPCDQIMAGEDFAYYLEQRPGCFFFVGAGLQDGASPPHHHPMFDIDERAMLIAAKLLIAVSDDAAKEAR, encoded by the coding sequence ATGACAGTTCATGAACAGACACTGCTGTCGCTATACGATGATATGGTGACTTGGCGCCGTCATTTACATCAGTACCCAGAGCTAAGCTTCGAAGAACACCAAACATCTCTTATGATTGCTAATTTATTGTCATCCTGGGGACTTGAAGTCCGGCGTGGCGTTGCCGGGACTGGAGTTATCGCTAAGCTAGTTGGGAAATTACCAGGGCGCACGATAGCGCTTAGAGCAGATATAGATGCCCTACCGATTCAGGATGCCAAGAACAGTTCATATTCTTCCACTGTTCCTGGTGTAATGCACGCTTGCGGTCACGATGGACATACGTCTGAACTGCTAGCTATAGCCCGATATTATAGCCTTCACCAGAATGAAATGGTGGGAACAAGAATTTTTATTTTCCAGCCAGGCGAGGAAGTATTGCCTGGCGGCGCTATACGCATGATCGAAGAGGGTGCTCTTGAGGGCGTAGATTGTATCTATGGCATTCACCTCTGGGCACCAATGCCCTATGGTACGGCTGCAACACGTCCTGGTGCGTTTATGGCTACTCCGGATGAGTTTGAGATTGAAATTATCGGTAAAGGAGGCCACGGTGGCCTTCCTCATCAATGTAAGGATGCGCTTGTGGTCGGATCCTCTCTGGTTATGGCTCTCCAAACGATTGTTTCGCGAAGCGTTAACCCTTTAGATGCTGCTGTCGTATCAGTAGGAAGATTTAATGCAGGTTCCGCGAATAATGTTATTGCGGAGAGATGTAAGCTAAGTGGAACGGTTCGGTCCTTTAATAAGGAAGTTAGGAGCCTTACTAGAAGAAGGCTCGAGGAAATTGTGAAGAGCACATGCGAGATGTATGGGTGTGAGTTTACCCTGAAGTATGTGGAAGGCTATCCTCCAGTTGTGAACGATGTGAATGAGGCGGGTAGGGTGCTTCGCATCATATCCGAATGGTTACCGGAAACGGATCAAGGACCTTGCGATCAGATTATGGCTGGGGAAGATTTCGCTTATTACCTAGAGCAGCGTCCCGGTTGCTTCTTTTTCGTAGGTGCAGGCTTACAGGACGGTGCATCGCCACCACATCATCATCCTATGTTCGATATAGATGAGCGGGCAATGCTTATTGCGGCAAAGCTCCTAATTGCTGTATCAGACGATGCGGCTAAGGAAGCCCGATAA